GTCCTTGAGGAGGCAGAGCCTGAGGGGGAGACTGCGGGTGGATGGCACTTATAGATCCACGATTCAAAGCAGGTGAACCCGGTCTCTGCACCGGACTTCCTGGACGAGACATACTACTTGAGGGAGACTGTGGTCGCGAAGAAATAGAGCCTACAACAGTTCGCTTAAGATAAGGGGGCAGGGCAGACGCCGGTTGAGGCGCGGCAATAAGTGGTATCCGTCGTGAAAGCATCGATGTGAGCAGTCTTCCAGGTTCACCAAAGGATGACCTCCAAGAGATATCCAGTCTTCCCAGGGGAATAATGCTTCCCGGAGCATGTACAGGAGGGGTTATTCCTATGTGTTTTGGTGTTaggatatatatatattgacGCATGTCTTGCGGTTGCATGAGAGCAGTAGGTCCAGAGAATATGCTTTCTTCATGGCCATTTTCGTCAGTCAACACATTTCCATCCACTGCCTCCCACTCTTCCGTGCATTCCAACCTCATACGCTCGAAGCAGATAGCATCTTGCGTCAAATTTTGGATATGAACTTCAAGGAATATCTTTTCTCGTTCCTTATCCGATAGCAATGCTGAGGGAGATTTCGGAGTATGGACTTTCGTCTTTACAGAGAGAGGGTTGGTGACCTATGCTCGATTAGGATCTCATGAGCCCGAAAACTTCAGCAGTTCAAAGCGTCAACCTACCGCAAATTTATAAAACTTTCTGAACGTTTGAAGGGTTGGATCCGACTCTTCGGAAGCCCCTGGAACAGGCCGATAACTGGGTGGCAGGGAATACGTGACGGTGCATGCAAGGACATGTTGCCCAAGTTCCTTGATTTCATGGTGTACCAAGTGCTCTAGCGTATCGCCGCCAGGTAAAGACTGACCTAAACCATCCATCTCATACAGCACAACTTTGCTAGTAACCGTCTGCATTTCCACTTTGAACTGGGTCACTTCTATTCCCACTTCAGTTTCATTATTGACGCAGAGACAGCTTGAGAACGTCTCTCCTAGCTGAATCGAACCAAATGAGGAGGGTAGAGTTAATAGTTCTGAAGCATGGGTTAAATCCCGCAATGTTTTTGGATGGCCGGGAAGGGGCTTAGTTCCTTGTAATGACAAAATGGCTGCTGAGGAATGGGCCTAAGAGGTCGATG
This Psilocybe cubensis strain MGC-MH-2018 chromosome 3, whole genome shotgun sequence DNA region includes the following protein-coding sequences:
- a CDS encoding putative trafficking protein particle complex subunit 13-like protein (putative trafficking protein particle complex subunit 13 homolog) translates to MATVDGPGHLLSLKVMRVSRPELASAWQPFYSNSPSFSAHSSAAILSLQGTKPLPGHPKTLRDLTHASELLTLPSSFGSIQLGETFSSCLCVNNETEVGIEVTQFKVEMQTVTSKVVLYEMDGLGQSLPGGDTLEHLVHHEIKELGQHVLACTVTYSLPPSYRPVPGASEESDPTLQTFRKFYKFAVTNPLSVKTKVHTPKSPSALLSDKEREKIFLEVHIQNLTQDAICFERMRLECTEEWEAVDGNVLTDENGHEESIFSGPTALMQPQDMRQYIYILTPKHIGITPPVHAPGSIIPLGRLDISWRSSFGEPGRLLTSMLSRRIPLIAAPQPASALPPYLKRTVVGSISSRPQSPSSSMSRPGSPVQRPGSPALNRGSISAIHPQSPPQALPPQGPLMPEIEAQLVVRHIPRESILIEKVFSISCAVVVSSGIPLNSSRLKRRVTLAIQHVRPKEVPPPVIAQPVEPFSPKVPSTGFSTPVSASTTFNYALAHQKILVASSKPPPQQPTALQEVDLSHNDANLLPPPYFEGGLDELKVSALSGVSFVGPSAIFLPSVEIDLSHAQIQGDDLAKGHVVQNFELPFVGLRKGFSNIGGIRILLVEDQIVDDEDDVGKSNSKLKRAQTLKEYDVIGEVWVSA